In one Arachis duranensis cultivar V14167 chromosome 9, aradu.V14167.gnm2.J7QH, whole genome shotgun sequence genomic region, the following are encoded:
- the LOC107465940 gene encoding uncharacterized protein LOC107465940, protein MASAWLHLRPPLSKLSQQRAHQITSLTSLKFTTSTKTNFITKPLSVRFALTQSDSSNSKSIEPDPSALLQHIADSFDLPSDYFAQLPRDLRLDLNDAAFDLSKGPVLDECGQELGEILLNITRAWERGDTSASYSLLTKLPSMEENLTGSAKSALGKRLVSAGRRFQSMGQYGQGEPQKIAKAMITAGKALSAISTSARIDEQPKEAARMLKFGELQLEITPDNANIGAVIGVVFGILSFEIANGIENIPESSLQYANDNALLLAKSLRGALLALFYCSTVLSAFTTVGLVLLGIQLRSKKD, encoded by the exons atGGCTTCAGCTTGGCTTCATCTCCGTCCTCCTCTCTCTAAATTGTCTCAACAGAGAGCACACCAAATTACTTCCCTGACCTCACTCAAATTCACCACTTCCACCAAAACCAACTTCATCACGAAACCTCTCTCAGTGCGCTTCGCTTTAACCCAGTCTGACTCCTCCAATTCCAAATCCATCGAACCTGATCCCTCCGCGCTTCTCCAACATATTGCC GACAGTTTTGATCTTCCTTCTGATTACTTCGCTCAGCTTCCCCGGGATCTTCGTTTGGAT CTGAACGATGCCGCATTCGATCTATCAAAGGGACCAGTCTTGGACGAG TGTGGGCAAGAGTTGGGGGAAATACTGCTAAACATCACCCGGGCATGGGAACGTGGCGACACGTCAGCTTCCTACTCTTTATTGACCAAGCTTCCTTCTATGGAGGAGAATTTGACAGGCAGTGCCAAATCAG CACTTGGCAAGCGGTTGGTATCTGCTGGAAGAAGGTTCCAGTCAATGGGTCAGTATGGCCAAGGTGAGCCACAAAAG ATTGCAAAAGCAATGATCACAGCTGGGAAAGCTCTATCAGCTATTTCAACTTCTGCAAGAATAGATGAACAACCGAAAGAAGCAGCTAGGATGCTGAAG TTCGGAGAATTGCAGCTTGAAATAACACCAGACAACGCTAATATCGGTGCGGTAATTGGAGTTGTTTTTGG GATCCTTTCATTTGAAATAGCTAATGGAATTGAAAACATTCCAGAGAGTTCCTTGCAGTACGCAAATGACAATGCACTGCTGCTCGCTAAG TCTTTAAGGGGAGCCTTGCTTGCTCTATTCTACTGTTCCACGGTCCTGTCTGCATTCACAACAGTTGGGCTTGTTCTACTTGGGATACAACTAAGATCAAAGAAAGATTGA
- the LOC110275476 gene encoding heat shock protein 90-6, mitochondrial-like, whose translation MIQTVLKHEVATQAQGPGSWWWKANEEGSAWMFFDQQVKQAKNFQEAGNHKVRIMRKRLVRKAFDMILGICMSHNRELYVLLCMQDYEKFWENFGKHLKLGCIKDRENHKRIAPLLRFFSSQSEEELISLDEYVENMKPDQKDIYYIAADSVNSAKNTPFLERLAEKDLEVLFPVDPINEVAIQNLKSYKEKNFVYISKEDLDLCDKNEEREKDMKQEFGQTCDWIKKHLGIKLQPDNPSQLGGKIYDMMGMALTGKWFAYSGQSYPTRTQPHVPEIVEAELVDPAEASSQK comes from the exons ATGATTCAGACCGTGCTTAAGCATGAGGTCGCTACACAAGCACAAGGCCCTGGCAGCTGGTGGTGGAAAGCAAATGAAGAGGGTTCCGCGTGGATGTTCTTTGACCAGCAAGTAAAGCAAGCAAAGAATTTTCAAGAAGCAGGGAACCACAAG GTGCGGATTATGAGGAAACGTTTAGTTCGGAAAGCTTTTGACATGATTTTGGGGATATGTATGAGTCATAACAGGGAGTTAT ATGTCTTGCTTTGTATGCAGGACTATGAGAAGTTCTGGGAGAATTTTGGCAAACATTTGAAACTGGGTTGTATTAAAGATCGTGAGAATCACAAACGCATCGCTCCATTGCTTAGGTTTTTCTCATCCCAAAGTGAAGAAGAACTGATCAGCTTAGATGAATATGTTGAGAACATGAAGCCTGAtcaaaaagatatttattaCATTGCAGCCGATAGTGTGAATAGTGCAAAGAACACACCTTTCTTGGAGAGACTTGCAGAGAAGGATCTTGAA GTACTGTTTCCAGTGGATCCAATTAATGAGGTTGCTATTCAAAACCTCAAGTCATATAAGGAAAagaattttgtttatattaGCAAGGAAGACTTGGATCTAT GTGATAAGAatgaagaaagggaaaaggaCATGAAACAAGAATTCGGCCAAACTTGTGACTGGATTAAGAAACATTTGGGGATAAAGTTGCAA CCTGATAATCCATCGCAGCTTGGAGGGAAGATATATGACATGATGGGTATGGCTCTAACCGGTAAATGGTTTGCATATTCTGGTCAATCTTATCCCACAAGAACCCAGCCCCATGTCCCTGAAATTGTAGAAGCTGAGTTGGTTGACCCTGCTGAGGCAAGCAGTCAGAAATGA